The following proteins come from a genomic window of Paenibacillus spongiae:
- the cmk gene encoding (d)CMP kinase — protein sequence MNVAIDGPAGAGKSTVARKVAEQLGYVYIDTGAMYRAVTLAANRAGVDPDEPDRLGTLISGLDIRLEPGVNGQTVLLNGENVTEEIRSRDVTLRVSKVASHEAVRAKLVDLQRKLASAKGVVMDGRDIGSNVLPDAELKVFLTASVQTRALRRFQELTEDQKVPLAQLEQEIADRDRSDEQRVHAPLVRAKDAVVVDSTDLTVDQVVEVIIDLSRTKTAEAK from the coding sequence ATGAACGTGGCGATCGACGGGCCTGCAGGTGCAGGCAAGAGCACGGTTGCCCGCAAAGTCGCCGAGCAACTCGGCTATGTTTACATTGATACCGGCGCGATGTATCGTGCGGTAACGCTTGCCGCCAATCGGGCAGGTGTCGATCCGGATGAACCGGACAGGCTGGGAACGCTGATTTCCGGGCTGGATATCCGGCTGGAGCCGGGCGTTAACGGCCAAACCGTGCTGTTGAACGGTGAGAATGTGACCGAGGAGATTCGCTCGCGCGACGTTACGCTCCGCGTATCGAAGGTGGCCTCGCATGAGGCGGTTCGCGCGAAGCTCGTCGATTTGCAGCGCAAGCTTGCTTCCGCCAAGGGCGTCGTCATGGACGGCCGGGACATCGGTTCGAATGTGCTTCCGGATGCGGAATTGAAAGTGTTTCTTACCGCAAGCGTGCAAACCCGGGCATTGAGAAGATTTCAGGAATTAACAGAAGACCAGAAGGTACCGCTCGCGCAGCTGGAGCAAGAAATCGCCGACCGCGACCGAAGCGATGAACAACGGGTGCATGCGCCTTTGGTTCGCGCCAAGGATGCCGTCGTCGTGGACAGTACGGATTTGACGGTCGACCAAGTCGTTGAAGTTATTATAGACTTGAGCCGAACCAAAACGGCGGAGGCGAAGTAA
- a CDS encoding lysophospholipid acyltransferase family protein, translated as MLYSICRSLLRVIYAVLYRFEASGLENIPATGPVVLCSNHISLLDPTTVGTKVNRKVHYMAKAELFKVPLFGPFIRELGAFPVKRGGVSKEAIRSAIALLQEGGVMGIFPEGTRNAATGMGKKGAAMIAMRSQATVIPVAIIGDYRLFRKMQIRYGQPIDLTAIINEDSSTDVLERITDAIMDNIREMVKKG; from the coding sequence ATGTTATACAGCATTTGCCGCAGCCTGCTCCGTGTCATCTATGCCGTGCTGTACCGATTCGAAGCAAGCGGGCTTGAGAATATTCCGGCAACCGGTCCGGTCGTCCTCTGCTCGAATCACATTAGTCTGCTGGATCCTACGACAGTAGGGACCAAAGTGAACCGCAAGGTTCATTACATGGCGAAAGCGGAGCTATTCAAAGTGCCGCTATTCGGACCGTTCATTCGCGAGCTCGGCGCGTTTCCCGTCAAACGGGGAGGGGTCAGCAAGGAAGCGATCCGTTCTGCGATCGCCCTGCTTCAAGAGGGCGGCGTGATGGGGATCTTCCCGGAAGGCACGCGCAACGCTGCCACCGGTATGGGCAAGAAAGGCGCTGCCATGATTGCGATGCGCAGTCAAGCGACCGTTATTCCTGTAGCCATCATCGGCGATTATCGTCTGTTTAGAAAAATGCAAATCCGTTACGGCCAGCCGATCGATCTGACAGCTATCATAAATGAGGATTCTTCTACCGATGTGCTGGAGCGTATTACAGATGCCATTATGGACAATATTCGCGAAATGGTAAAAAAGGGATAA
- the rpsA gene encoding 30S ribosomal protein S1 produces the protein MSEETNVQETAAAETISQEAMDNFVSVKKGDTVKGTIVKIEDNQVFVSLGYKYDGVIPLRELSSIQLDNAAEAAEVGQEVELKVVSIDDEKEKLVLSKRQIDGERAWDELQSRFDNGVVFEVTVADVVKGGLVADIGVRGFIPASMVERHFVEDFSDYKGRTLRVKVKEIDRENNKVILSQKEVLDAEFEQNKQKIMSELQVGQELEGTVQRLTPFGAFVDIGGIDGLVHVSELSWQHVAHPKDIVSEGQSVRVKVLKVDPALGKISLSMKAAEPGPWETAGDKFNTGDIVTGTVRRIVTFGAFVEIAPGVEGLVHISQLAHRHVATPHEVVTEGQEVKAKVLDFNPAEKRVSLSIKETEEAPEQAPRAERAPRGDRDRDRGPKIEKIDNPNVSLSNEGMSFTLAERFGDKLSKLK, from the coding sequence ATGTCAGAAGAAACAAATGTGCAAGAAACCGCAGCAGCGGAAACGATCAGCCAAGAAGCAATGGATAATTTCGTGTCCGTTAAGAAAGGCGACACGGTAAAAGGTACGATCGTCAAGATTGAAGATAACCAAGTGTTTGTTAGCCTTGGATATAAATATGACGGCGTCATTCCGCTTCGCGAATTATCCTCGATTCAGCTGGACAACGCAGCTGAGGCTGCTGAAGTCGGCCAAGAAGTCGAGCTGAAAGTGGTAAGCATCGATGACGAGAAGGAGAAGCTTGTCCTTTCCAAACGTCAAATCGATGGCGAGCGCGCTTGGGACGAACTTCAATCCCGTTTCGACAACGGCGTAGTGTTCGAAGTAACAGTAGCCGACGTCGTAAAAGGCGGACTCGTCGCGGATATCGGTGTTCGCGGATTCATTCCTGCATCCATGGTTGAGCGTCACTTCGTAGAAGATTTCAGCGATTACAAGGGGCGTACGCTTCGCGTAAAAGTGAAAGAAATCGACCGCGAGAACAATAAAGTGATTCTCTCCCAGAAAGAAGTGCTCGATGCCGAATTCGAGCAAAACAAGCAAAAAATTATGAGCGAGCTTCAAGTAGGCCAAGAGCTTGAAGGCACCGTGCAGCGTTTGACGCCATTCGGCGCATTCGTAGATATCGGCGGAATCGACGGACTGGTTCACGTTTCCGAGCTTTCTTGGCAGCATGTTGCGCATCCGAAGGACATCGTTTCCGAAGGTCAATCGGTTCGCGTGAAGGTTCTGAAGGTAGATCCGGCATTGGGCAAAATCAGCCTCAGCATGAAAGCAGCCGAGCCTGGTCCTTGGGAAACGGCTGGCGACAAGTTCAATACCGGCGATATCGTTACCGGTACGGTCCGCCGTATCGTAACGTTCGGTGCTTTCGTTGAAATCGCTCCTGGCGTCGAAGGTCTGGTACACATCTCTCAACTGGCTCACCGCCATGTGGCAACGCCGCATGAGGTCGTTACTGAGGGTCAGGAAGTTAAAGCGAAAGTTCTCGACTTTAACCCGGCCGAGAAGCGCGTTAGCTTGAGCATCAAAGAAACGGAAGAAGCGCCTGAACAAGCGCCAAGAGCCGAAAGAGCTCCACGCGGCGATCGTGACCGCGACCGTGGACCGAAAATCGAGAAAATCGACAATCCGAACGTAAGCCTGAGCAACGAAGGCATGAGCTTCACGTTGGCTGAACGTTTCGGCGATAAACTGAGCAAATTGAAATAA
- a CDS encoding YphA family membrane protein: MNEGFIAVWLLSIGLILFCTGWQRHVAGRISGRSVLIYLCVAAILHPVFIPVGPDIMLRGSAGWALLTAIIAVVSVRNTMQTVFVILCTMLAGTVWLWIRTMYAMDPVFILMNPKWDGPLMAGLLAGLLTDRFRYHYGIVTLAAAIAEFSSAAGRHTTVVTLGSAAWWDGVAIALITARMVWNLKTGFRRGPRRAAEGYWQRRQRGGSS; this comes from the coding sequence ATGAATGAGGGATTTATCGCAGTCTGGCTGCTGTCGATCGGACTCATCTTGTTTTGTACGGGCTGGCAGCGCCATGTGGCCGGCCGGATTTCGGGGCGGTCCGTCTTGATCTATCTATGCGTCGCCGCCATTCTACATCCGGTATTCATACCGGTCGGCCCGGATATTATGCTGCGGGGCAGCGCCGGGTGGGCGCTTCTTACGGCCATTATTGCGGTTGTATCCGTCCGGAATACGATGCAGACGGTATTCGTCATCTTATGCACGATGCTGGCGGGTACCGTATGGCTGTGGATTCGTACGATGTACGCCATGGATCCTGTCTTCATCCTGATGAATCCGAAATGGGACGGTCCGCTGATGGCCGGATTGCTGGCGGGCCTTCTCACCGACCGGTTTCGTTACCATTATGGGATCGTAACGCTAGCGGCGGCGATTGCGGAATTCAGCAGCGCTGCAGGACGGCATACAACGGTCGTCACGCTCGGGTCAGCCGCCTGGTGGGACGGTGTGGCAATTGCGCTTATCACCGCGCGTATGGTCTGGAATTTGAAAACCGGATTTCGCCGCGGCCCAAGGCGGGCTGCAGAGGGCTATTGGCAGCGGCGGCAGCGGGGAGGGAGTTCGTAA
- a CDS encoding YIEGIA family protein: MWKSFMSGQPHHVLYGILLGLAFGTISRLFMLRTDYRQYPTYPHGRIIHISLGVIAAALGAVAVPALYKKDYTAITFLTLAAQQFRDVRKMERETLSKIDSQELVPRGATYIEGIAMVFEGRNYLVILSALLTSLASISLGVLYGVAAGLLSLLIVRKLRAGKTISHIARVDTAAVRIDGPDLFVDDVYIMNVGLSSNQDLIAKRGIGLVLTPYNANGKATLSNLGQRQALLYDLSTILGVFRDDGEPALVPMAKLDMKDGRLAIFLIPQEQDAEKAKAVAQRVPILESAVRMPTEASVNQGEEGQNG, from the coding sequence ATGTGGAAGTCATTCATGTCCGGTCAGCCGCATCATGTGCTTTACGGCATATTGCTCGGTCTTGCATTCGGCACCATATCACGGCTATTCATGCTGCGAACGGATTACCGGCAGTATCCGACGTATCCGCATGGGCGGATCATTCACATCTCGCTTGGCGTAATCGCCGCAGCCCTTGGAGCGGTTGCTGTTCCGGCACTGTACAAGAAGGACTATACAGCCATAACGTTCCTCACGCTGGCTGCTCAGCAATTCCGGGATGTCCGCAAGATGGAGAGGGAGACGCTGTCGAAAATTGATAGCCAAGAGCTGGTCCCGCGCGGAGCGACCTATATCGAAGGCATCGCGATGGTGTTTGAAGGGCGCAACTATTTGGTCATCTTGTCCGCATTACTGACCAGCCTCGCCTCGATTTCGTTAGGCGTTCTGTATGGCGTGGCAGCCGGATTGCTCTCGCTGCTCATCGTCCGAAAGCTGAGAGCAGGTAAGACGATATCCCATATTGCCCGCGTGGATACAGCCGCGGTACGAATCGATGGCCCCGATTTGTTTGTCGACGATGTTTATATCATGAACGTGGGGCTGTCATCCAACCAGGATCTAATCGCAAAGCGGGGGATCGGTTTGGTGTTAACGCCCTATAACGCGAACGGCAAAGCAACGCTAAGCAATTTGGGCCAGCGGCAAGCGCTCCTCTATGATTTGTCTACGATACTCGGCGTGTTCCGTGATGACGGAGAGCCGGCTCTCGTTCCGATGGCGAAGCTGGATATGAAAGATGGACGTCTGGCGATCTTTCTTATACCGCAGGAGCAGGATGCAGAGAAGGCGAAAGCCGTGGCGCAGCGTGTCCCTATTTTGGAGTCTGCCGTCCGGATGCCGACAGAGGCGAGCGTGAATCAAGGGGAGGAGGGCCAAAATGGCTAG
- a CDS encoding capping complex subunit for YIEGIA: protein MARIVAIVAIDGGSVGGGAPIFVEADANKRESTAFLLEKILDATTHDLKNGTFILVDHRQE, encoded by the coding sequence ATGGCTAGAATTGTGGCTATTGTCGCAATTGACGGGGGTTCTGTGGGCGGCGGGGCCCCGATCTTTGTGGAAGCGGATGCAAATAAACGCGAATCCACCGCCTTTTTGTTGGAAAAAATATTGGATGCGACCACACATGATTTGAAGAACGGAACGTTTATTTTGGTTGATCATAGGCAGGAATGA
- the der gene encoding ribosome biogenesis GTPase Der, whose amino-acid sequence MSRPIIAIVGRPNVGKSTIFNRVIGDRLAIVEDKPGITRDRIYGTGEWNGRAFSIVDTGGIEIDGEDEIMKSVRMQAELAVEEADVIIFMVDAKAGLTHADDEVAQMLLRSRKPIVVAVNKVDNLNRHDDIYEFYSLGFGDPIPISGAHGMGIGDLLDAAVARLPELEEEHYEDDVIRVALIGRPNVGKSSLVNALLGEERVIVSDVAGTTRDAIDTPFERDGQKYVLIDTAGMRKRGKVYETTEKYSVMRALKAIERADVALILINGEEGIIEQDKHIAGYAHEAGKASVFVVNKWDVIDKDDKTMQQFTQKIRDHFLFMTYAPVVYLSAKTKQRLHKLLPVVNHVSEQHSLRIQTHLLNDVVSDAIAINPPPTDKGRRLRINYATQVAVKPPTVVLFANDPELMHFSYQRYLENKIRAAFDFEGTPIRIYTRKKSDED is encoded by the coding sequence ATGTCTAGACCCATTATCGCCATAGTAGGGCGGCCGAATGTGGGGAAATCTACGATTTTTAACCGTGTGATCGGCGATCGGTTAGCGATTGTGGAGGACAAGCCCGGCATCACACGGGATCGTATTTACGGTACCGGAGAATGGAATGGCAGGGCCTTCAGTATTGTGGATACCGGAGGCATTGAAATTGATGGTGAAGATGAGATTATGAAGTCAGTCCGCATGCAAGCGGAGCTGGCTGTCGAAGAAGCAGATGTCATCATTTTCATGGTTGATGCCAAAGCCGGGTTGACCCACGCGGACGATGAGGTCGCGCAGATGCTGCTGCGATCCCGCAAACCGATTGTTGTCGCTGTCAATAAAGTCGATAATTTGAATCGACATGACGATATTTACGAGTTCTATAGCCTGGGATTCGGCGATCCGATCCCGATTTCCGGCGCGCATGGAATGGGTATCGGCGATTTGCTGGATGCTGCGGTCGCGCGGCTGCCGGAGCTTGAAGAGGAGCATTACGAAGACGATGTGATCCGGGTTGCTTTGATCGGCCGTCCGAACGTCGGGAAGTCCTCGTTGGTGAATGCGCTTCTCGGCGAAGAGAGAGTGATCGTCAGCGATGTAGCGGGTACGACGCGGGATGCGATCGATACCCCGTTCGAGCGCGACGGCCAGAAGTACGTGCTTATCGATACGGCGGGCATGCGCAAACGCGGCAAGGTGTACGAGACGACGGAGAAATACAGCGTCATGCGTGCGCTGAAGGCGATTGAACGCGCAGATGTCGCGCTTATTCTCATTAACGGTGAAGAAGGCATCATTGAGCAGGATAAGCATATCGCCGGTTATGCGCATGAAGCGGGGAAAGCGTCCGTTTTTGTCGTGAACAAATGGGATGTCATCGACAAGGATGACAAGACAATGCAGCAGTTCACGCAAAAAATACGCGACCATTTCCTGTTCATGACCTATGCTCCGGTCGTCTATTTGTCCGCCAAGACCAAACAGCGCCTGCATAAGCTGCTCCCCGTTGTGAACCATGTTTCGGAGCAGCATAGCCTGCGTATTCAAACTCATCTGCTCAATGACGTCGTATCCGATGCGATCGCGATTAACCCGCCTCCGACGGATAAAGGCAGACGCCTGAGGATCAATTATGCTACGCAAGTTGCGGTGAAGCCGCCGACGGTCGTGTTGTTCGCCAACGATCCGGAGCTGATGCATTTTTCCTACCAACGCTACTTGGAGAATAAAATCCGCGCCGCCTTCGATTTCGAAGGCACGCCAATCCGGATTTACACCCGAAAGAAATCGGATGAGGATTAG
- the plsY gene encoding glycerol-3-phosphate 1-O-acyltransferase PlsY has translation MVQGERTTVLTVIGIVISYLIGSISFSILIAKWVKGIDIRNHGSGNAGATNTLRILGKGPAIAVFLLDIAKGVAAVTIGSLLAGGEWTPVLCGLAAIAGHNWPIWFGFKGGKGIATTIGVIASLAFVPALIAGVIAIISIVITRFVSLGSLIFAALTPVFIWLLDKPMPLLWASLIICLFAFWRHRSNIVKLIQGNENKLGARKG, from the coding sequence ATGGTCCAGGGGGAGAGAACAACGGTGTTGACAGTCATCGGGATTGTGATTAGTTATTTAATAGGTTCGATCTCATTCAGTATCTTAATTGCCAAATGGGTGAAGGGCATTGATATTCGCAATCATGGCAGCGGAAATGCAGGTGCGACGAATACGCTCCGCATTCTCGGCAAAGGGCCGGCTATTGCCGTGTTTCTGCTCGATATTGCGAAAGGCGTGGCCGCGGTTACGATCGGAAGCCTGCTTGCCGGGGGCGAATGGACGCCGGTGCTGTGCGGGCTTGCAGCCATTGCAGGCCATAATTGGCCGATTTGGTTCGGTTTTAAGGGCGGCAAGGGAATCGCGACGACGATCGGCGTGATTGCGTCACTCGCATTCGTGCCTGCATTAATTGCCGGCGTAATTGCAATTATATCGATTGTAATCACCCGTTTCGTATCGCTTGGTTCTTTGATTTTTGCCGCGCTTACGCCGGTCTTTATTTGGCTCTTGGACAAGCCTATGCCGTTATTGTGGGCAAGCCTGATCATATGTCTATTCGCTTTCTGGCGTCACCGGAGCAACATCGTGAAGCTGATTCAAGGCAATGAGAACAAGCTCGGTGCGCGAAAAGGGTAA
- a CDS encoding NAD(P)H-dependent glycerol-3-phosphate dehydrogenase, producing the protein MTKRKAAVLVAGSWGTALATVLTDNGFEVMMWSRNEEQVREINEDHTNHKFFTDVTLPHAIRATTLMEDAVTGAELVLFAAPSSAMRQVAQQAAPYIEQDALCVHATKGFETGSLKRMTTVLAEELKTDPMKLIVISGPSHAEEVVKRQPTTVVVASACQQSAELAQDAFITPFFRVYTNPDVIGVEVAGAIKNIIALGAGLSDGLGFGDNAKAALLTRGLAEITRLGIAMGANPPTFAGLAGVGDLVVTCTSKHSRNWRAGSMLAEGLPLDEVLERMGMVVEGVRTTNAARELSSAYNVVMPITEQLFSVLFEGKPPRTAVEDLMGRGKTHEMEDIAAP; encoded by the coding sequence ATGACAAAACGCAAAGCGGCCGTATTGGTCGCCGGCAGCTGGGGAACGGCATTGGCTACCGTGCTGACGGATAACGGTTTTGAAGTCATGATGTGGTCTAGAAACGAAGAGCAGGTTAGGGAAATCAATGAAGACCACACGAATCATAAATTTTTTACGGATGTGACGCTTCCGCATGCCATACGGGCAACGACCCTCATGGAGGACGCAGTGACAGGCGCTGAGCTTGTGCTGTTCGCCGCTCCCTCATCCGCCATGAGGCAGGTGGCGCAGCAGGCGGCTCCATACATAGAGCAGGATGCTCTTTGCGTTCATGCTACCAAAGGGTTCGAAACGGGAAGCTTGAAGCGGATGACGACGGTTCTTGCCGAAGAATTGAAGACCGATCCGATGAAGCTCATCGTTATTTCGGGTCCGAGCCATGCGGAGGAGGTCGTCAAGCGGCAGCCCACTACAGTTGTCGTAGCGTCCGCATGCCAGCAATCGGCCGAACTAGCGCAGGATGCGTTCATAACTCCTTTCTTCAGAGTGTATACAAATCCGGATGTAATCGGCGTGGAGGTCGCGGGCGCCATCAAGAACATTATCGCATTAGGCGCAGGACTGTCGGACGGTCTAGGATTCGGCGATAATGCGAAGGCTGCACTTCTGACCCGGGGACTGGCTGAGATTACCCGGCTTGGTATTGCGATGGGCGCTAATCCGCCGACGTTCGCCGGACTTGCCGGCGTTGGCGACCTGGTGGTTACCTGCACAAGCAAGCACAGCCGCAACTGGCGTGCAGGCTCGATGCTCGCGGAAGGGCTGCCGCTGGACGAAGTGCTGGAACGAATGGGCATGGTTGTCGAAGGAGTGCGGACAACGAATGCCGCGCGCGAATTGTCCTCGGCTTACAATGTCGTGATGCCGATCACCGAACAGCTCTTCAGCGTCCTGTTCGAGGGCAAGCCGCCGCGGACGGCCGTCGAAGATTTAATGGGCCGCGGAAAAACGCACGAAATGGAAGATATTGCGGCTCCATAA